One genomic segment of Echeneis naucrates chromosome 18, fEcheNa1.1, whole genome shotgun sequence includes these proteins:
- the LOC115059007 gene encoding calpain-5 — MPERVGDFQGQSFHKLRRDCLRRGVLFKDPLFPPTAQSLFYKREPPLGLTWKRPGEICKDPRLFVDGISTRDLHQGSLGNCWMMAAISCLASEPFLWKKVIPDHVEQEWNPKRPDLYAGIFHFRFWRFGCWMDVVVDDRLPVSRDGVLLFCRSATPQEFWSALLEKAYAKLNGCYEALEGGNTAEALIDFTGGVSEPLSLDREALTLNSDRRRLLFQMLAKAHACKALITCSIRPADGETVELVLDCGLVQGHAYGITAVRKMRLGEKFLDSGRLSKLFMVRMRNPWGTTDWTGAWSQRSQQWQQMSRAERDKMGLIVRDVGEFWMDFEDFCKHFTDVVVCRLAERALLWPSSHWREVRCYGEWAPAPSTPGSPPSTVLHSKYALQPAGTKQRGNRKEARLGESQQEGRKQGGCERSKAVKKTMREGDGGEGSGGWEAQLDKRSRCGGCINHRETFLHNPQFMFEVRGSEEEVMICLQQEDRRIRRKDGGGENLPIGFEVLKVEVNRCSRVQCVVEQAASSVYMDSRSVTLRATLAPGRYVALPTTFRPGAIGHFLLRLFSRSHVRLRELREDLPSPSGFQCFLPQPTVVTTVHLCRASGLSLPKQTAPDVYATVRCENNTIRTRVVRAEGNPEFNLRTIFYRRYPDAHISIKLWSRGLLWDSLLGVAPLQTSESERNRSLVVELRGHRSARSAQRGRIYVETSSSVCLSDL; from the exons ATGCCCGAACGAGTGGGCGACTTCCAGGGTCAGAGCTTTCACAAGCTGAGGAGGGACTGCCTTCGCCGGGGTGTGCTCTTCAAAGACCCCCTGTTCCCCCCCACTGCACAGTCCCTGTTTTATAAAAGGGAGCCCCCGCTGGGACTGACCTGGAAGAGGCCGGGG gaaATTTGTAAGGACCCTCGTCTGTTTGTTGATGGCATCAGCACCCGTGACTTGCACCAAGGTAGTCTGGGTAACTGCTGGATGATGGCAGCCATTTCTTGCCTGGCCTCAGAGCCATTTCTGTGGAAGAAG GTCATCCCTGACCACGTGGAACAGGAGTGGAACCCAAAACGCCCCGACTTGTATGCAGGAATCTTCCATTTCCGGTTCTGGCGGTTTGGATGTTGGATGGACGTTGTTGTGGACGACCGTTTGCCGGTCAGCAGGGACGGTGTCCTGCTCTTCTGCCGCTCAGCTACGCCGCAAGAGTTTTGGAGTGCACTGTTGGAGAAAGCCTACGCCAA GCTCAATGGCTGCTATGAGGCCCTGGAGGGAGGAAACACCGCTGAGGCCCTGATTGACTTCACTGGGGGAGTTTCTGAGCCCCTCAGTCTGGATCGGGAGGCTCTCACCCTGAACAGTGACCGTAGGCGGCTGCTGTTTCAGATGTTAGCCAAGGCACACGCATGCAAAGCCCTCATCACCTGCTCCATAAGG CCAGCAGATGGGGAAACAGTGGAGTTGGTGTTAGACTGTGGCTTGGTACAAGGACATGCGTATGGGATCACAGCGGTGAGGAAGATGAGGCTGGGGGAGAAGTTCCTGGATTCGGGCAGGTTGTCCAAACTGTTCATGGTGCGCATGAGGAACCCGTGGGGGACCACAGACTGGACCGGTGCCTGGAGTCAGAG GTctcagcagtggcagcagaTGAGTCGTGCAGAGAGGGATAAGATGGGCCTCATTGTGAGAGACGTTGGGGAGTTCTG GATGGATTTCGAGGATTTCTGCAAACACTTCACAGATGTGGTGGTGTGCCGGCTGGCGGAGAGAGCCCTGCTGTGGCCCAGCTCTCACTGGAGAGAGGTGCGCTGCTACGGGGAGTGGGCTCCGGCTCCCTCCACCCCTGGATCGCCTCCATCCACTGTCCTCCACAGCAAGTATGCACTGCAGCCTGCAGGGACCAAGCAGAGGGGGAATCGAAAAGAGGCTCGACTTGGGGAGAGTCAGCAAGAGGGGCGGAAACAAGGAGGGTGTGAGCGAAGTAAAGCTGTGAAGAAAACGATGAGGGAAGGTGACGGTGGAGAGGGGAGTGGAGGGTGGGAGGCACAGCTGGATAAAAGGAGTCGATGTGGAGGATGTATCAACCATAGAGAGACTTTCCTGCACAATCCACAG TTTATGTTTGAGGTGAGAGGCAGCGAGGAGGAGGTGATGATCTGTCTGCagcaggaggacaggaggatacggaggaaagatggaggaggagagaatcTGCCTATTGGCTTTGAGGTGCTAAAG GTGGAGGTGAACCGCTGCAGCCGGGTGCAGTGTGTGGTGGAGCAGGCGGCCAGCTCCGTCTACATGGACTCCCGCAGCGTAACACTGAGGGCCACCCTGGCTCCTGGCCGCTACGTTGCTCTGCCCACCACCTTCCGGCCGGGCGCGATCGGCCACTTCCTGCTCCGACTCTTCTCCCGTTCCCACGTCAGACTCAG GGAACTCAGGGAGGATTTGCCGTCTCCCTCTGGCTTCCAGTGTTTTCTACCTCAGCCAACAGTGGTGACCACAGTTCATCTCTGCAGGGCATCGGGACTCAGCCTCCCCAAACAGACAG CTCCGGATGTTTATGCCACAGTGCGATGTGAGAACAACACCATCAGGACACGAGTGGTTAGGGCGGAGGGAAACCCTGAATTCAACCTCCGAACCATCTTCTACAGGAGATATCCTGACGCACACATCTCTATCAAG CTGTGGAGCCGAGGCCTGCTCTGGGACTCGCTGCTTGGCGTGGCTCCACTCCAGAcgtcagagtcagagaggaaTCGGAGCCTCGTGGTCGAGCTACGAGGCCACAGATCAGCACGCTCAGCACAACGAGGTCGCATCTATGTGGAGACGTCTTCCAGCGTCTGCCTCTCAGACTTGTGA